The following is a genomic window from Manihot esculenta cultivar AM560-2 chromosome 9, M.esculenta_v8, whole genome shotgun sequence.
tgattcaaagaggtgtagAGCCTAATGTGGTCACCTACAATTCCTTAATTGATGGTCTTTGCATTTCAGACCATTTCAAGGAAGCTTTGGCCTTGTTGAAAGAAATGGTGGGGAGGAACATATCCCCTGATGTTTTTACCTTCAATATATTGATCGACACTCTTTGTAAGAAAGGACTGGTTTCAAATGCACAGAATACAATCAaaataatgattcaaagaggtgtggAACCTGATGTTGTCACTTATAATTCATTGATGGATGGATATTGTCTGCGCAAGCAAATTGATAAGGCTAGAAAGGTATTTGCTCTGATGATGACCAATGAAATAGCTGACATTTTGAGCTACAGCATTTTGATCAATGGATATTGTAAGTGCAAAATGATAGATGATGCAAAGCAGATTTTTGATGAAATGTCTCATAAAGGTTTAGTTCCTACGGCTGTTACTTATCATACTCTTATAAAGGGTATGTTTCAAGCAGGGAGGCCCCAAAATGCAAAAGAGCTCTTTAAGGATATGTGCTCTTATGGTAAACAACCAAATATAGTAACCTTCTCAATTATGATTGATGGCTTGTGTAGACAGGGGAATCTTGATGAAGCACTcacactattgaaagcaatggaGAAAAGTCAGTTGAAGCCTAATGTTGTGATCTATAGCAGTCTGATCACTGGTATGTGCAAAGTTGGGAAGATTAATGATGCCAAGGAACTGTTTTCTAGTCTTTTTGAAATTGGTTTACAACCTGATGTTTGTGTATATAATGCAATTATGAAAGGACTCTGCCAACAAGGATTAATGGATGAAGCGTATAAGTTATTTAAAGACATGGAAAAGGTAGGATGTTTACCAAATAGTTGTTGTTATAATATCATCATTCAAGGGTTTCTCAAGCATGAGGATTTACCAAAAGCATCAGAACTAATCAACGAAATGGTTGATAAGGGGTTCTCTGCTGATGATGCTACCACAGAATTGGTAGTACATTTATCGCGGAATAATAATCTCATTCTGAGGCTTTTAAAGGCGCGCAATGAGGGATCAGCAAACTAAAGTTGTTATATCTTGACCATTCAAGTGTATCTTGGAGCGCAACTTGGTAATTacctttttcaaatataatagatatgtaatttaactaacttcttcaaatatcatttttaatttcaatcagcTGTGATTCTCTTCCACAAAACGAAAATTTCTAACACTGCAAATTACCTCTGGTGGAAACCATGATATGTGTGTGCCTTTCGCTTGAATTCAGACATGGACTAGATCTCTTTGATATAAGATTGTTGATGAATGGAGGTCATGGATTTCTAATCATCAAGTTGCTGGTAAACCCGCCGTCtccattacaatttttttttttggctactACTACAGCCTTTACTCGATAGCTCAGTCCTAAAATATAGTTCAGAACTAAAACTAATTGGTTCCATACTACAATGCCTAAgaatctttatctatttttatttttgtgcccAATGACCTTTCAAAATGCTATCATTTCTCTTGTAGGTACTTGCAAGGATATGACTACAACTTCACCCTTCTAACCATAAAGGTATAAGCAATTCATTTTTGCttagttattataatttttaataataatgaaactAATGATTATAAACCAGTGTGCTTTAATTGAGAATTGATTTAACAATTATACTACACTATAAATGCAGGGCGCAGGATATACAGTCCTAGAATACAAGGTAAGAGAATCACTAGACTTCTACAGCTGTTGGTTGGATGAAATGTCACTAAAATCATTTGAGTTATTTATATGGTGCATTTTGCGATACATTTGTATGGTGTTATGAATGTGAAACACATTGTTTCTTACTGTTTGAGATGTTAGTTAAGTTAGGCAAGAAAAGTTGTT
Proteins encoded in this region:
- the LOC122724530 gene encoding putative pentatricopeptide repeat-containing protein At1g12700, mitochondrial, with product MKQYHTVLSMSKTIELLGISHDVYSLSILINCFCPLHLVDFGFSVFGKMLKFGLEPDVVTFNTLINGLSIESKMDKALEFFDDMVARGYQPNVRTYSVIINVLCKFGKTNVAIGLLKEMADRGCEPDVVTYNAIIDTLCKDELVGEALELFSQMRNKGISPDVITYTGLIHGVCKLGQKNQALALMNEMVEQNISPDVYTFSVLIDALCKDGMVSEAQNTFNIMIQRGVEPNVVTYNSLIDGLCISDHFKEALALLKEMVGRNISPDVFTFNILIDTLCKKGLVSNAQNTIKIMIQRGVEPDVVTYNSLMDGYCLRKQIDKARKVFALMMTNEIADILSYSILINGYCKCKMIDDAKQIFDEMSHKGLVPTAVTYHTLIKGMFQAGRPQNAKELFKDMCSYGKQPNIVTFSIMIDGLCRQGNLDEALTLLKAMEKSQLKPNVVIYSSLITGMCKVGKINDAKELFSSLFEIGLQPDVCVYNAIMKGLCQQGLMDEAYKLFKDMEKVGCLPNSCCYNIIIQGFLKHEDLPKASELINEMVDKGFSADDATTELVVHLSRNNNLILRLLKARNEGSAN